In Archangium violaceum, the following are encoded in one genomic region:
- a CDS encoding SCO family protein, with the protein MSAVRAGSGLPVGGAFALVDHDGRPVTNETFHGAYALVFFGFTHCRVVCPRALGRLSRVLELLGPEATRVRPLYITVDPDRDSPAVMKAYLASRPGFLGLTGSHEQIDAAKAAFRVFARRRDDPQEPDGYAVPHTAITYVLDPNGVCVDHFTDALGAEEVAERLRALMAGGAFQA; encoded by the coding sequence ATGAGCGCCGTCAGAGCCGGCTCGGGACTTCCGGTGGGGGGGGCGTTCGCCCTCGTCGATCATGACGGGCGACCGGTCACGAACGAGACCTTCCACGGGGCGTACGCCCTGGTGTTCTTCGGTTTCACCCACTGCCGTGTCGTCTGCCCTCGCGCGCTGGGACGCCTCTCCAGGGTGCTCGAGCTGCTCGGCCCCGAGGCCACGCGGGTGCGGCCCCTGTACATCACGGTCGACCCGGACCGTGACAGCCCGGCGGTCATGAAGGCGTACCTCGCGAGCAGGCCGGGATTCCTCGGGCTGACCGGCAGCCACGAGCAGATCGACGCGGCCAAGGCGGCCTTCCGGGTCTTCGCCCGGCGACGGGACGATCCCCAGGAGCCCGATGGCTACGCCGTGCCTCACACCGCCATCACCTACGTGCTCGACCCGAACGGTGTCTGCGTCGACCACTTCACCGACGCGCTCGGCGCGGAAGAGGTCGCCGAGCGCCTGCGGGCGCTCATGGCCGGAGGAGCGTTCCAGGCATGA
- a CDS encoding pirin family protein: MKSPILQTLPLGSPPWVTADPFLFCVHHDDQYPAGNDHMGPEASLDGRNIGQDFEGKDGWRMYHGEQVPGFPGHPHRGFETVTLVRNGLIDHSDSLGATARFGHGDVQWLTAGAGIVHSEMFPLVKKGEPNPTELFQIWLNLPAEDKHAPPHFSMLWSQDIPRLTFTDAAGRRTEVTVAAGELDGRRAPPPPPRSWASRPDTDVAIWTIRLEPGATWTLPPAKNPRANRTLYFFAGDALKVADHAFREHQILAVQSDAALRLESLGGAVEVLMLQGRPIGQPVVQYGPFVMNTRAEIQQAFNDYQRTRFGGWPFQKDDPVHAREEGRFARHADGRIERPSR, encoded by the coding sequence ATGAAGAGCCCCATCCTCCAGACCCTGCCACTCGGCTCACCTCCCTGGGTGACCGCGGACCCGTTCCTGTTCTGCGTGCATCACGACGACCAGTACCCGGCCGGCAACGACCACATGGGGCCAGAGGCCTCGCTGGACGGCCGGAACATCGGCCAGGACTTCGAGGGCAAGGACGGCTGGCGCATGTACCACGGTGAGCAGGTGCCGGGCTTCCCCGGGCACCCGCACCGTGGCTTCGAGACGGTGACGCTGGTGCGCAACGGGCTCATCGACCACTCGGACTCGCTCGGCGCCACCGCGCGCTTCGGCCACGGTGACGTGCAGTGGCTGACCGCGGGGGCGGGCATCGTGCACTCGGAGATGTTCCCCTTGGTGAAGAAGGGAGAGCCCAACCCGACCGAGCTGTTCCAGATCTGGCTGAACCTCCCGGCCGAGGACAAGCACGCGCCGCCGCACTTCTCGATGCTCTGGAGCCAGGACATCCCTCGCCTCACGTTCACCGACGCGGCGGGCCGGCGTACCGAGGTGACGGTGGCCGCAGGGGAGCTCGACGGCCGACGCGCGCCGCCGCCCCCGCCCCGCTCGTGGGCCTCGCGTCCGGACACCGACGTGGCCATCTGGACCATCCGCCTGGAACCGGGTGCGACGTGGACGCTCCCGCCCGCGAAGAACCCGCGGGCCAACCGCACGCTCTACTTCTTCGCGGGTGACGCGCTGAAGGTCGCGGACCATGCCTTCCGTGAGCACCAGATCCTGGCCGTTCAGAGCGACGCCGCGTTGCGGCTGGAGTCCCTGGGGGGCGCGGTCGAGGTGTTGATGCTGCAGGGGCGCCCCATCGGGCAGCCCGTCGTGCAGTACGGCCCCTTCGTGATGAACACCCGCGCGGAGATCCAGCAGGCCTTCAACGACTACCAGCGCACGCGCTTCGGTGGCTGGCCGTTCCAGAAGGACGACCCGGTGCATGCGCGCGAGGAGGGCCGGTTCGCGCGGCACGCGGACGGACGCATCGAGCGGCCGTCCCGCTGA